Proteins encoded in a region of the Isoalcanivorax pacificus W11-5 genome:
- the prfC gene encoding peptide chain release factor 3 codes for MNPLDEIRKRRTFAIISHPDAGKTTITEKLLLYGNQIQMAGTVKGKKSGRHATSDWMEMEKERGISVTTSVMQFPYRGAMVNLLDTPGHADFSEDTYRTLTAVDAALMVIDAAKGVEERTIKLMEVCRLRDTPILTFINKLDRDVREPIEVLDEIEDVLKIECAPVTWPIGMGKAFKGVYNLLTDTTVLYQTGQGHTIQAVREIKGLDNPELDAAVGSYADELREALELVRGASHEFNLERFLAGKLTPVFFGTALGNFGVDHMLNGLVEWAPAPQHRVAVERTVEATEPKFTGFVFKIQANMDPKHRDRIAFLRICSGRYEKGIKLKQCRTGKDMRIADALTFLAGERENVDEAFAGDIIGLHNHGTIQIGDTFTEGETLQFTGIPHFAPELFRRVVLRDPLKSKQLHKGLTQLAEEGATQVFFPLRNNDVILGAVGTLQFDVVAHRLKHEYGVECGYDVVNVATARWVEAATGRELEKFRDKAYDNLALDGAGHLTYLAPTRVNLELAKERHPDIRFRETREI; via the coding sequence ATGAACCCGCTGGACGAAATCCGTAAACGGCGCACCTTCGCCATCATCTCCCACCCGGACGCCGGTAAGACCACCATTACCGAGAAGCTGCTGCTGTACGGCAACCAGATCCAGATGGCGGGCACGGTGAAAGGCAAGAAATCCGGCCGCCATGCCACCTCCGACTGGATGGAGATGGAGAAAGAGCGGGGCATCTCCGTCACCACCTCGGTCATGCAGTTTCCCTACCGGGGCGCCATGGTCAATCTGCTGGACACCCCGGGCCACGCCGATTTCTCCGAGGACACCTACCGCACCCTGACGGCGGTGGATGCCGCGCTGATGGTGATCGATGCCGCCAAGGGCGTGGAAGAACGCACCATCAAGCTGATGGAAGTGTGCCGCCTGCGCGATACCCCGATCCTCACCTTCATCAACAAGCTCGACCGCGACGTGCGTGAGCCGATCGAAGTGCTGGACGAGATCGAGGACGTGCTGAAAATCGAGTGTGCCCCGGTCACCTGGCCGATCGGCATGGGCAAGGCGTTCAAGGGCGTCTACAACCTGCTGACCGACACCACCGTGCTGTACCAGACCGGCCAGGGCCACACCATCCAGGCCGTGCGCGAGATCAAGGGCCTCGACAATCCTGAACTGGACGCCGCCGTCGGCAGCTACGCCGATGAGCTGCGCGAAGCGCTGGAACTGGTGCGCGGTGCCAGCCACGAATTCAATCTGGAACGCTTCCTCGCCGGCAAACTGACGCCGGTTTTCTTCGGCACGGCACTGGGCAACTTCGGCGTCGACCATATGCTCAATGGCCTGGTGGAGTGGGCGCCTGCGCCGCAGCACCGTGTGGCCGTGGAACGCACCGTGGAAGCGACTGAGCCGAAGTTCACCGGCTTCGTGTTCAAGATCCAGGCCAACATGGACCCGAAACACCGTGACCGCATCGCCTTCCTGCGCATCTGTTCCGGCCGTTATGAAAAAGGCATCAAACTGAAACAGTGCCGCACCGGCAAAGACATGCGCATCGCTGACGCACTGACCTTCCTGGCCGGTGAACGTGAAAACGTGGACGAAGCCTTTGCCGGCGACATCATCGGCCTGCACAACCATGGCACCATCCAGATCGGCGATACCTTTACCGAAGGCGAGACATTGCAGTTCACCGGCATCCCGCACTTCGCGCCGGAACTGTTCCGGCGTGTGGTGCTGCGCGATCCGCTGAAGAGCAAACAGCTGCACAAGGGACTGACGCAGCTGGCGGAGGAGGGCGCCACGCAGGTGTTCTTCCCGCTGCGCAACAATGACGTGATTCTTGGCGCCGTGGGCACGCTGCAATTTGACGTGGTGGCGCATCGCCTCAAGCACGAGTACGGCGTCGAGTGCGGCTATGACGTGGTCAACGTCGCCACCGCCCGCTGGGTGGAAGCCGCCACCGGCCGGGAGCTGGAAAAATTCCGCGACAAGGCCTACGACAACCTGGCGCTGGACGGCGCGGGACACCTCACCTATCTGGCACCGACACGGGTCAACCTGGAACTGGCGAAAGAGCGCCATCCGGATATCCGTTTCCGCGAAACACGGGAAATCTGA
- a CDS encoding zinc ribbon domain-containing protein YjdM, protein MSELPACPQCASAYAYEDRNLLVCPECGHEWSASGEAAVQDEKVIRDANGNPLADGDTVTVIKDLKVKGSSLVVKVGTRVKNIRLVDGDHDIDCKIDGIGPMKLKSEFVRKA, encoded by the coding sequence ATGAGTGAATTACCCGCCTGCCCGCAGTGCGCCTCCGCCTACGCTTACGAAGACCGCAACCTGCTGGTGTGCCCGGAATGTGGCCACGAATGGTCCGCCTCGGGTGAGGCTGCTGTGCAGGATGAGAAAGTGATCCGTGATGCCAATGGCAATCCGCTTGCCGACGGTGATACGGTGACGGTCATCAAGGACCTCAAGGTCAAGGGTTCCTCGCTGGTGGTCAAAGTCGGTACCCGGGTCAAGAACATCCGCCTGGTCGATGGCGATCACGATATCGACTGCAAGATCGACGGCATCGGGCCCATGAAGCTGAAATCGGAATTTGTCAGGAAAGCGTGA
- a CDS encoding VOC family protein translates to MAFKPDGYTSVAPYLVLQDAQGTIDFLVKVFAAERLRIVRRDDDTILHGEVRIDDTVIMLADGQKDWPAIHSHVHIYVRDVDDVYARAIAAGAESVQAPMQKKDPDRRGGFRDAGGTTWWVAQQTK, encoded by the coding sequence ATGGCATTCAAACCGGACGGCTACACCAGCGTTGCACCGTATCTTGTCCTGCAGGACGCGCAGGGCACCATCGATTTTCTGGTCAAGGTATTTGCCGCCGAGCGGCTGCGCATTGTGCGTCGCGACGACGACACCATCCTGCACGGCGAAGTGCGTATCGATGACACCGTGATCATGCTGGCCGACGGCCAGAAAGACTGGCCGGCGATCCACAGCCATGTCCATATCTATGTGCGTGACGTGGATGATGTCTACGCGCGCGCCATCGCTGCCGGCGCGGAATCCGTGCAGGCACCGATGCAGAAAAAAGACCCGGACCGGCGCGGCGGTTTTCGCGATGCGGGTGGCACCACCTGGTGGGTGGCGCAGCAGACGAAATGA
- a CDS encoding porin family protein has protein sequence MADGLILSSLIWGNLMKNAVTALLLVLGLSASTVSTADFYIGINHLNMNYDEGGFETLRPKAFNVRLGSHVNENLALEFRLGSGTSEDTVRLDSVTEMELEIEQLMGVYGRLLLPVNERLAFYGLLGLTRAKLEARGIDMWAPSVVKVSDTETDISLGLGLDVMLGGNIFANVEYVLLQSDDAYDLDAVSLGLGYRF, from the coding sequence ATGGCCGATGGCCTGATATTGTCCTCTCTGATCTGGGGTAACTTGATGAAAAATGCCGTAACAGCCTTGCTGTTGGTGCTGGGGTTGTCTGCCAGCACTGTTTCCACTGCCGATTTCTATATCGGTATTAACCATTTGAATATGAACTACGATGAGGGCGGCTTCGAAACCCTGCGTCCAAAGGCGTTCAATGTTAGGTTGGGCAGCCATGTGAATGAAAACCTGGCGCTTGAGTTTCGCCTGGGCAGTGGTACTTCGGAAGATACCGTGAGGCTCGACTCCGTCACGGAGATGGAGCTTGAAATTGAGCAGTTAATGGGGGTCTATGGACGTCTTCTGTTGCCTGTCAATGAACGTTTGGCCTTTTATGGCCTGCTTGGCTTGACTCGCGCAAAGCTTGAGGCACGGGGCATTGATATGTGGGCGCCCAGTGTTGTGAAGGTATCGGATACCGAGACGGATATTTCCCTGGGCCTGGGCCTGGATGTGATGCTTGGCGGTAATATCTTTGCCAATGTGGAATATGTGCTGCTGCAAAGTGATGATGCCTATGATCTGGATGCAGTATCGCTCGGTCTGGGGTATCGTTTCTGA
- a CDS encoding porin family protein has protein sequence MKRGVLILMMGATVLPAVAMANQHSYVGVQFSQVEYKESGVPDVEPTAIAIKAGAQLSDYLAVEARVGFGAGDDSASEGPAKLTIEVDNYISAYIKPTMPLGERFSVYALAGVTRSKIKGEITGVVPATSDTDSQTDLSYGVGADLNLSTNSFVSVEYARLLNGDDYDLDALSVGLGFRF, from the coding sequence GTGAAACGTGGAGTTCTGATACTCATGATGGGTGCCACCGTCTTGCCGGCCGTGGCCATGGCCAACCAGCATTCCTATGTGGGCGTGCAGTTCTCGCAGGTGGAATACAAGGAAAGCGGCGTACCGGATGTCGAGCCGACGGCGATCGCCATCAAGGCTGGCGCGCAGCTGAGCGACTATCTGGCGGTGGAGGCCCGTGTGGGCTTTGGCGCCGGTGATGATTCGGCCAGCGAGGGTCCGGCCAAACTGACCATCGAGGTGGATAACTACATCAGCGCCTACATCAAGCCGACCATGCCGCTGGGCGAACGCTTCTCGGTGTATGCGCTGGCGGGCGTCACCCGCTCCAAGATCAAGGGCGAGATCACCGGTGTTGTGCCGGCAACGTCGGACACGGATTCACAGACCGATCTCTCCTATGGCGTGGGCGCCGACCTGAACCTGAGCACCAACAGCTTCGTGTCGGTGGAATATGCCCGCCTGCTCAACGGTGACGACTATGACCTGGACGCGCTGTCAGTGGGCCTGGGTTTCCGCTTCTGA
- a CDS encoding parallel beta-helix domain-containing protein has translation MPAHFRFSFSAAMLVASISLLSACGGGGGSSRAGNDGGDTDPPPQFSEGRTFEVQPGPDATTDMVAAMIQLRPKDTLAFGCGFFELDQGLLIQATENVLIKGCGRDKTVLSFRDSVNVTGLEALNVRGITVQDLTILDSPGDAFKLKGVKWGTLKNIRAIWSGGGGLITADNMAQRLNVACTTPPMNEGDPAPDYVPSSSSGRYGVYPVESENILVDNAESIGASDAGIYVGQTNTAIIRNSRAAYNVMGFEIENVQGGEYDSNLAECNTGGFLIYDLENITQYGDTSVMVDNIARNNNTYNFAHSGLVSMVPRGSGLITLGYDNIEVFNNVFEDHSTAAVLYISYELIDGPGGTADKKLDPYTEGLHIHHNVMRHSGYSLPPPDLGAALSGNIETLLPTLIGLKNLPTLNNPAELLNSLQNLANLGRGAHIVWDGLLDELDEDCPYPLDANGQPVPADANGKPIHTNQHPNPGCHYNAYKFNDQGERKLPQWGACFHSNELDDESAPYLNIHGTDGLELVIALASQDLSILTPTGLLEILGGLLNFPSDTDISVHACELPALPRVTIPPFEPSGDVDPALSEEYIRQLCEADVGDSDINRAALAVNCPLLSQYNLFADPQDPRSLPHEGGVPFVLNTKLFSDYASKYRVAFIPPGTQVAFRDGQDGNNPNGTLMFPVGTVLAKTFAFTDEANGTEQLVETRLLIKRLSQSGKPFWEGLPYVWETDDSGARVATLAMGGASVPAHWHFRDVDTGVLTTGSTSAYAVPNASQCITCHGNDDNETGSAPIGPKARNLNRAYAPESAFLGTDGQAGFPRVNQLQYWADQGLLTGLPALTLNGEGVATNIERLPRWNVPGDGTHTAGSPADIEQRLRAYLEVNCQHCHNDRGAASNTGYYLDHFRPVNASYGICKKPTATGGGSCGHQHVVVPGSSTTSIVTCRMEAEHDPQRLMPPIARSVAHDEAVLLIRQWIDTVVSSSYENGSACP, from the coding sequence ATGCCAGCCCATTTCCGTTTTTCATTTTCTGCCGCAATGCTCGTTGCCAGTATCAGCCTGCTGTCCGCCTGCGGCGGTGGTGGCGGCAGCAGCCGCGCAGGCAACGACGGCGGTGACACCGACCCGCCACCGCAGTTCAGCGAAGGCCGCACGTTCGAAGTACAACCCGGCCCGGATGCCACCACCGACATGGTCGCCGCCATGATCCAGTTACGCCCCAAGGACACCCTCGCCTTCGGCTGCGGTTTCTTCGAACTGGACCAGGGGCTGTTGATCCAGGCCACGGAAAACGTGCTGATCAAGGGCTGCGGGCGCGACAAGACGGTGCTGTCGTTCCGCGACTCGGTCAACGTCACCGGGCTTGAAGCCCTGAACGTGCGCGGCATTACCGTGCAGGACCTGACCATCCTGGATTCCCCCGGCGATGCCTTCAAACTCAAGGGCGTCAAATGGGGCACGCTGAAAAATATCCGCGCCATCTGGTCCGGCGGCGGCGGGTTGATCACCGCCGACAACATGGCGCAACGCCTGAACGTGGCCTGCACGACACCACCGATGAACGAAGGCGACCCCGCGCCGGATTACGTACCCAGCTCCAGCAGCGGCCGCTACGGCGTCTACCCGGTGGAATCGGAAAACATCCTGGTCGACAACGCCGAATCCATCGGCGCCTCCGATGCCGGCATTTATGTCGGCCAGACCAACACGGCAATCATCCGCAACAGCCGCGCGGCCTACAACGTGATGGGTTTCGAGATCGAGAACGTGCAGGGCGGCGAATACGACAGCAACCTGGCCGAGTGCAACACCGGCGGTTTCCTGATCTACGACCTGGAAAACATTACCCAGTACGGCGACACCTCGGTGATGGTCGACAACATCGCGCGCAACAACAATACCTATAACTTTGCCCACAGCGGGCTGGTGTCCATGGTGCCGCGCGGCTCCGGCCTGATCACACTCGGTTATGACAATATCGAGGTGTTCAACAACGTCTTCGAAGACCACAGCACCGCCGCCGTGCTGTACATCAGCTATGAACTGATCGATGGCCCCGGCGGCACCGCCGACAAGAAACTCGACCCCTACACCGAAGGGCTGCACATCCATCACAACGTGATGCGCCATTCCGGTTATTCGTTGCCGCCGCCGGACCTGGGCGCCGCCCTCAGCGGCAATATCGAAACCCTGCTGCCCACCCTGATCGGCCTGAAGAACCTGCCGACGCTGAACAATCCGGCGGAGTTGCTGAACAGCCTGCAGAACCTGGCCAACCTCGGCCGGGGTGCGCATATCGTCTGGGACGGCCTGCTGGATGAGCTGGACGAAGACTGCCCCTATCCGCTCGACGCAAACGGCCAGCCGGTGCCGGCGGACGCCAACGGCAAGCCGATTCACACCAACCAGCACCCCAACCCCGGCTGCCACTACAACGCCTACAAATTCAATGACCAGGGCGAGCGCAAACTGCCGCAATGGGGCGCCTGTTTCCACAGCAACGAACTCGACGACGAGAGCGCGCCATACCTGAACATCCACGGCACTGACGGCCTGGAACTGGTCATTGCGCTGGCCAGCCAGGACTTGTCCATCCTCACCCCGACCGGCCTGCTGGAGATTCTCGGTGGCCTGCTGAACTTTCCGTCGGACACCGATATATCGGTGCATGCCTGCGAACTGCCGGCGCTACCGCGCGTGACCATTCCGCCGTTCGAACCCAGTGGCGACGTAGACCCGGCATTGTCCGAGGAATACATCCGGCAATTGTGCGAAGCCGATGTCGGCGACAGCGACATCAACCGCGCCGCACTGGCAGTGAACTGCCCGCTGTTGTCGCAGTACAACCTGTTCGCCGATCCGCAGGACCCGCGCAGCCTGCCACATGAAGGCGGCGTGCCGTTTGTGCTCAATACCAAACTGTTCTCCGACTACGCCAGCAAATACCGCGTCGCCTTTATTCCACCCGGCACGCAGGTCGCATTCCGGGATGGCCAGGACGGCAACAACCCGAACGGCACGCTGATGTTCCCGGTCGGCACCGTGCTGGCGAAGACCTTCGCCTTCACCGACGAGGCCAACGGCACCGAGCAACTGGTGGAAACGCGCCTGCTGATCAAGCGCCTGAGCCAGAGCGGCAAGCCGTTCTGGGAAGGGCTGCCGTATGTGTGGGAAACCGATGACAGCGGCGCACGGGTTGCAACACTGGCCATGGGCGGTGCCTCCGTGCCGGCCCACTGGCATTTCCGCGACGTCGACACGGGCGTGCTCACCACCGGCAGCACCAGCGCCTACGCCGTGCCCAACGCCAGCCAGTGCATCACCTGCCACGGCAACGACGACAACGAAACCGGCAGCGCACCGATCGGCCCGAAGGCGCGCAACCTGAACCGCGCCTACGCGCCCGAAAGCGCGTTCCTGGGCACCGATGGCCAGGCCGGTTTCCCGCGCGTGAACCAGTTGCAGTACTGGGCCGATCAAGGGCTGCTGACCGGCCTGCCGGCGCTGACGCTCAACGGCGAAGGTGTCGCCACCAACATTGAGCGCCTGCCGCGCTGGAACGTGCCGGGCGACGGCACTCACACCGCCGGTTCACCGGCGGATATCGAACAGCGCCTGCGCGCCTATCTGGAAGTGAACTGCCAGCATTGTCACAACGACCGTGGCGCCGCGTCGAACACCGGCTACTACCTGGACCACTTCCGGCCCGTGAACGCCAGCTACGGCATCTGCAAGAAACCCACCGCCACCGGCGGCGGCTCCTGTGGTCACCAGCACGTGGTGGTACCGGGCAGCAGCACCACCTCCATCGTCACCTGCCGCATGGAAGCCGAACATGATCCGCAGCGGCTGATGCCACCGATTGCGCGCAGCGTGGCGCACGATGAAGCCGTGCTGTTGATCAGGCAGTGGATTGATACCGTGGTGAGCAGCAGCTATGAAAACGGCAGCGCCTGCCCGTAG
- a CDS encoding ZIP family metal transporter produces the protein MSLGLTLLLALGAGLAMPLGALISQIVPLRSLVQRQELDSFVSYFGGGALLAAIALVLLPHGMQHVPVVPAALAFLCGGLVFWWLDRWLARSGGAAALLIGMLLDFVPESILLGAAAIDGSGIVWLLAGMIALQNLPEGFASWQSLRGAKQSRRYLLPVFLLAPWLGPLAAWAGYGWLSGSPMVLGGVMLFCSGGILYLIFDDIAPRAHLSRHDFPALGAVSGFLLGMVGTMLIH, from the coding sequence ATGTCGTTGGGGTTGACGTTATTGCTTGCTCTGGGCGCGGGGCTGGCGATGCCACTGGGCGCCCTGATCAGCCAGATTGTACCGTTGCGTTCCCTGGTGCAGCGCCAGGAGCTGGACAGTTTTGTGTCCTATTTCGGTGGTGGTGCCTTGCTGGCCGCCATTGCACTGGTGCTGTTGCCGCATGGCATGCAGCACGTGCCGGTGGTGCCGGCGGCGCTGGCCTTTCTGTGTGGTGGCCTGGTGTTCTGGTGGCTGGATCGCTGGCTGGCACGCAGCGGCGGGGCGGCAGCGCTGTTGATTGGCATGCTGCTGGATTTTGTGCCGGAATCCATTCTGCTGGGGGCGGCCGCCATCGATGGGTCGGGGATCGTCTGGCTGCTGGCCGGGATGATCGCATTGCAGAACCTGCCGGAAGGATTTGCGTCCTGGCAGTCATTGCGTGGCGCGAAGCAAAGCCGCCGTTACCTGCTGCCGGTGTTTCTGTTGGCGCCGTGGCTCGGGCCGCTCGCTGCATGGGCCGGTTACGGCTGGCTCTCAGGCAGCCCGATGGTGCTCGGGGGCGTGATGCTGTTCTGCAGTGGTGGCATCCTGTATCTGATTTTCGACGACATCGCGCCGCGCGCACATTTGTCCCGGCACGATTTCCCGGCGCTGGGTGCGGTATCGGGTTTTCTGCTTGGTATGGTGGGCACCATGCTGATTCACTGA